Proteins encoded in a region of the Anopheles ziemanni chromosome 2, idAnoZiCoDA_A2_x.2, whole genome shotgun sequence genome:
- the LOC131293934 gene encoding endocuticle structural glycoprotein SgAbd-2-like, whose translation MLSPERTRGRTYARITSIYQFDAFLLRRRVSSNYVLLLLQQIVATLGLMAVAMAAAEHYHAAPEYEHQAPAKHIPIVHSESYSHHDGSYKFAYESANGIVAQEEGFVKNAGSKDHEVQVAHGSFSYTDPHGHPVSVSYVADENGFQAKGDHLPTPPPVPQELIDAYAKAASQPAYHDEPEHVQPSAPHGYSQY comes from the exons ATGCTCAGCCCGGAACGCACCCGCGGTCGCACATATGCTCGCATAACGTCTATTTATCAGTTCGATGCTTTTTTGCTGCGCCGGAGAGT GTCCTCTAACTATGTGCTACTTCTATTGCAGCAAATTGTCGCCACTCTTGGATTGATGGCCGTGGCCATGGCTGCTGCAGAGCACTACCATGCCGCACCGGAGTACGAGCACCAGGCCCCGGCCAAGCACATCCCGATCGTGCACAGCGAGTCGTACAGCCACCACGACGGAAGCTACAAGTTCGCCTACGAGTCGGCCAACGGCATTGTGGCGCAAGAGGAGGGCTTCGTCAAGAATGCCGGCAGCAAGGACCACGAGGTGCAGGTGGCGCACGGATCGTTCTCCTACACCGACCCCCACGGACACCCGGTGTCTGTGAGCTACGTCGCCGACGAGAACGGCTTCCAGGCCAAGGGAGATCATCTGCCGACGCCACCTCCGGTGCCGCAGGAGCTGATCGATGCGTACGCCAAGGCCGCCAGCCAGCCGGCTTACCACGACGAACCCGAGCACGTCCAGCCGTCGGCCCCTCACGGGTACAGTCAGTACTAA
- the LOC131293933 gene encoding endocuticle structural glycoprotein SgAbd-2-like — MKMFVALFAVIAVASAIGDYHQAPAKHIPIVHSESYHGHDGSYKFGYESANGIAAQEQGFVKNGGSKDHEVQVAHGSFSYTDPHGHPVAVSYVADENGFQAKGAHLPTPPPLPKELVDAYAKAASQPQHHEEPQHYAPQPSYKHSY, encoded by the exons ATGAAGATG TTCGTAGCCCTGTTCGCCGTCATTGCCGTGGCCAGCGCCATTGGAGACTATCACCAGGCCCCGGCCAAGCACATCCCGATCGTGCACAGCGAATCGTACCATGGACACGACGGTAGCTACAAGTTTGGCTACGAGTCGGCCAACGGTATCGCGGCCCAGGAGCAGGGCTTCGTGAAGAACGGTGGCAGCAAGGACCACGAGGTGCAGGTGGCGCACGGATCGTTCTCCTACACCGACCCCCACGGACACCCGGTCGCCGTCAGCTACGTCGCCGACGAGAACGGCTTCCAGGCCAAGGGAGCCCATCTGCCGACGCCGCCCCCGCTCCCGAAGGAGCTGGTCGATGCGTACGCCAAGGCCGCCAGCCAGCCTCAGCACCACGAGGAGCCCCAGCACTATGCGCCCCAGCCGAGCTACAAGCACAGCTACTAA